A genomic stretch from Engraulis encrasicolus isolate BLACKSEA-1 chromosome 12, IST_EnEncr_1.0, whole genome shotgun sequence includes:
- the LOC134459993 gene encoding leucine-rich repeat-containing protein 3-like produces the protein MLLVGVVLSELGVAMLLRAAAMLLLLLTATVRTCPKPCHCSERGGQTSVQCSSRDLRSVPSDLPEDTVTLTLSANRITRLPAHVFARLWRLQELDLSGNAIEAVEAGAFQGVAESLRQLDLSDNRLTGVPKEAFGRLHKAKVSLSGNPWHCECSLQEVLREVRLDEHTVNEVRCHTAVRDEYAGRPITQVLDSGVNFCSFQRKTTDVAMFVTMFGWFAMVIAYVVYYVRQNREDARRHLEYLKALPNSSHSSSKDSDTASTML, from the exons ATGCTGCTTGTGGGTGTGGTCTTATCTGAACTGGGCGTGGCCATGCTCCTGCGTGCGGCCGCCATGTTGCTTCTGTTGCTAACGGCGACCGTGCGCACGTGCCCCAAGCCGTGCCACTGCTCGGAGCGCGGCGGCCAGACCAGCGTCCAGTGCTCGTCCCGTGACCTCCGCTCCGTGCCCTCCGACCTCCCGGAGGACACCGTGACCTTGACGCTCTCGGCCAATCGGATCACCCGCCTGCCCGCCCACGTGTTCGCCCGCCTGTGGCGGCTGCAGGAGCTGGACCTATCAGGGAACGCCATCGAGGCGGTGGAGGCGGGAGCTTTCCAGGGGGTGGCCGAGAGCCTGCGGCAGCTAGACCTATCGGACAACCGGCTGACAGGGGTGCCCAAGGAGGCGTTCGGGCGCCTGCACaaagcaaag gtCAGCCTGTCTGGTAACCCGTGGCACTGTGAGTGCTCCCTGCAGGAAGTGTTGAGAGAGGTGAGACTGGACGAGCACACGGTCAACGAGGTGCGCTGCCACACCGCAGTCAGAGATGAATACGCAGGCAGACCCATcacacag GTGCTGGACTCTGGCGTGAACTTCTGCAGCTTCCAGCGCAAGACGACGGACGTGGCGATGTTCGTGACCATGTTCGGCTGGTTTGCCATGGTCATCGCCTACGTAGTCTATTACGTCAGGCAGAACCGGGAGGATGCCAGGAGACACCTGGAGTACCTGAAGGCCCTGCCCAACAGCTCACACAGCAGCTCCAAGGACTCAGACACTGCCAGCACCATGCTCTag